Genomic DNA from Lactuca sativa cultivar Salinas chromosome 8, Lsat_Salinas_v11, whole genome shotgun sequence:
ttCACATGCAAACTAGTAGTCTGCCTCGTCAACACATCACTCACATGCCATATTTGTTATGTAATGGTTTTTTCTCAACTCAAACACAAGAATCATGCAATTATGATGCATTTAATGCAAGGATGTGGAAATACGTATGCTGGAAAGTTGCATGACTAAGATAttctatttattttttcaaaatattattaCTAAGTGTCTTTCTtaacatgtaatatatatatatatatatatatatatatatatatatatatatatatatatatatatatatatatatatatatatatatatatatatatatatatatattaggtgtaTACACACATATTACCGCCTGATAAAAGTGTAAGATTAAATGAACAAACAGAAATTAAGCTACCCTCACTCAATGTGAAGAACTCTCCGTCCAAAGCTTTCATTTCCCGGAGGAGATTTTTCTCtgtgtaaacaatgttttaagtCTTATTATTATATCCTCATAATCatttaaaataacaatgtattttttattttacctAGAAAACTTCCATATATAACTAGAAAAGGTGTCCCGCGTTGCGGGGGTTGGATGGTATTTGTTTGTAATACGGAATCgaatacataaagttgtagaaacTATATTAGTATGGGTAAAAGagtaaagtagattgttatttggTAAAATCTAGTCTATATTTAACCACGTCTTTGGGGCTTTATCTGGACAACCGTAGCAAAAAATAGTCCTTTAATGATAACCTATAGAGACGGAATGATTTAGAAGTTTTTCTTAGGTTGATTTGATTTAAAACTTTAAACTCATAATGTCAATGAACATAACATGGCATACATAAAATGACTACCCAAAAAGTAACACCTCAAATACAATTAGGAAAAAAACCTTctgtatgtttttatttaattgaaACTTTTTGACAACTCGACAAATATAATATCTTGGGCACCTACTTATTTTGTAGCTATCTGAATTCTCAGGGCAGGGAAAAATATATGTGTGAATAAGCTTTTGAAGATCTCACATCACGACTCCACCATGAATAGCAAGCACCTGTAACAAACCAACATATAATCCATCAACTCAATCATATGGTTACTTTTAAGATATAGAATAAAACTGTACATAAAAGAAATGGAAGTATGTTGCTGTTATGGGTTACAAAAGAAAGTATATTACCTAATTTAGTAACAATCGAATGaaactttttaagaaaatatagaaTAAATAAACCGACCTtatcatatttattatttttagggGTTTACCGATATGATATGTTTCCAGGCTTATTTAATTCTACTACAACAGGCTATCAGACAGTAAACTGCTACTATTGGTAAAAAAGATTGTTTATATTGATTAAAAGCGTAAAATTCACAATTTCaccaaaatatttattatttttgccCCTGCCTTGGATGGAGGGTAGCAAAAACTTACCCGACAGACGCTGAGGGATATGAAGTCTTCTTTAAGTTGAATTTAAAATTAACCTATCTGATAGTAAAAGCCTACACATAATCATGTTGTAACATAAATCTAAGATCATCAATATGATAAAGTTAATAATTGTGTTGATCTAATATAAGGCTTGTAAAATTTACTTGCATTTAACACCAAACCAACAGTTAATCatacaaaacacaaaataatctgTAATTCTGCAAATTAAAAACAAAACGATCATTTATGTAATCAGAAGGGCTATTTATGTAACAAATTACTTTGATAGCCTTTCCCAATTGTGTCACAACCACATGGTATAATCATTTACAAACAACCTGAAaataatagaaaaacaaaaaaaattataaccacAAAACACATGAGGTCACTTTTGAGATGTTGCAACTGTCTTGTCTGATCTAATCCAAGAAACAAAAAAAGGAAGGTctttcaaaatcattttcataGATTCCCAGAGGAGttatttttttttagaaattttgtAATATTCTACCCGAGATACTTGTTGGCCAACATTTGGAGGGCAGGAGAGCAGGTAACTGCAAGTGATGTTCCTGACTAAACTACCAGTAACTGTATTATGTAAAACTGTAACATTACACAAAAATTTGGTCAAATTACTAAAAAGCCCACAATCGTATTATGTAATATTAGACTAAATCATTACTTGATTAGTAAAATTGAactgaaaattttccaatttacAAAATACCCGTAATCATATTTTGTGAATGTTGAATGCATTTTGACGAAATAACAGTAATGCCCCTGACTGTTAAAATGATGAAGTGTGGTTATTTCACCATATGTAGTGATGTACgaaaaccaaaaagaactcattAAAATGACTAAAATCCATCAGGAATAACATGATTACGTGATAATCAACGACTAAAACCAAaaagcactacaagaaaaaagacccttttacgacgcgcaaaccatgacactcgttgatttatgttacgcaaaagggagtgacattaaaaaagggtcatctcttcaaaaaaaattCAGGATTTAGTCACGCATTATTTTgagcccttaaattagtgtctcatgtaaacaaaattaaaaacacggagggcactttatctaaaatgtgcgccctctgtgaatgtcgctttatattttttttaaggaaCGCGCGTCTCTCTTCTctaagagggaaaatgaaatccccaaaaatttTGAACCCCGATTTTTCTCCTACATTCGATCTGTTCTCTAACATCTCATCTGCTTCGTCTCCGCCCCTCACCCACCTCCACTACCTCCAACCCACACCGACTCTTCAAGTCTGCACAACGTAAGCTAGGGCTTTTTTTGATCGGAGGTTATGGTGTGGAGGAATTTGGGGAAAACAACAAGAAGGAGGAGGAATAAGGTTAATAATCTGATTCCATTCATGTTTGTGTTGCTTTTCTCATTGATGTTCGACGTCTTCTCCGGTGGTGATGGTCGTCGGACAGGTTACGGTTTTGTTAAAGGCGCCGTTGGAAAAAGCGATGGAGGTTCTGGTGCGATTTAGTGGATTACTGGTGGCGGTGTTGGTGCTAGTGGTGGCTCTGGATCCCAATCTAATGTCGGAATAGCTATCGCCATGACAGTCATGGCTGGCCTCCCCGTGGCCACCACCCTCGTTTACTCTAATAGGTAAAAGACGAAGAGAACATGTACAATTACTTCAATTAGTCGTCCTAATTGAAATAGATCAATCGGAACCCTAAATTTCTAATTTCATTCCCTTGGCTCTTATAGATTATAGATATAGTTACTTCACATATAGAATTTACTAGAAAAAGGAAAGATGTTGGCCTCACAACAGAAACATCATGTATTGAGAGCACTCCGACGAAGTCACACTTCGTCACCATCATCTTCAAATTCGTCCTCTCCGACATCGTCGTCATCGTGGATTCATTTGCGATCAGTTCTATTAGTCGTTGCTTCCTCATCATCATCCTCACCAATTTCTAGGTCAGTTCCCTCATTCGTCTTTCCTCTCCTTTCTAGATCTCGATCTCCAACTACTATCTTTTACTCCAAAAAAATGCACCGATCTCTTGTTTCTCTACTTGCTTAGCCGATTTGTTCTAGGTTTTTTTACTTCTATACACCTACCTTTCACCAGATATTGTATTCCTCCTTTTTTTTCTTCAAGTTTCTATGGGAAGAACCCCGCTTTTACAAGCCCTAGGTGTGATTGCACTAAGGTATGAAAAGGATGCTTCTACTCTGCCCTATTTCTTCAGTCGTTCAACAAATAAGAGGGCATGCAATTTCTCATTCATATCTCAACTTCATCTTCTCGATCAAGAAAAAAGCTTATGATTTTTCCCTTTCAGCTTATAGCTATTGGCTTAGAACTAGATGCTGTTTGGGAAGCTATCTGTCAAGCACATGTATCAGGTATCCAATTATTAATACATACAGGGACTATTTCACGTTTTCGCTCTATTTTACCTTTAACCAATTAACTGTATTTTTTCatccttttcttttcttttgttttgcAGTTGTTTGAGTTTCTATTCACACCATTTGATGATGCTAGTAACCCTATCATAGCTCAGGTAAAGATGTTTAAATTAAATCCAGTTATCTTAATTCTTAACATTAAAGAATCAGATAATCATAATCATACCGAAAACCCCTTTAATTTAGTGTTTACAGTTTTAATTTGACTTTTTGGACTTAAATTTTTTTAGGCAGCTTTCCTTGCAACATTAACGAAAGTTGAGATTGCAGAAGCAGCTGCTTCTGCAGCTGTAAAGGCTTTGACCGAAGTCAACTATGAAACTAGTAAAGAAATTCTTGAATCGTCTGTTGATGATGCAAAAGATCAAGGTAGTATATATTTGAGCACTATAAATCAACttttctttttccaaattctCTCTAAATCATAATTGTTTTTTATCTTCCTTTTCTTTAATACTTAACTGTCTGTTGTTGCTGTTGATGGTCAGAGGATGTCTTTCTTGCAGCTTCAACAGCAAACACAAGAAAAATGCTAGGAGATTTGGGATAGACAAGTTCAAAACCTGTTTGCTGTTGATGGTGAAGAAAACGAAAGCTACATTGAAGCACATAGTGACCTTGATTCATTTGTAGAAGCTTAAGATTGGGAAGGCTGGTATCACAGAGGGGATTGTTAATGGAATCCATGAGAGGTGGAGAAGGACTGTCCTCGTAAAGATTGTCTATGAGGATTTGTCTAGATTGAACATGAGGATTTGTCTATTCTTCTGTAGTATACAGTTATTGCTCATAAACACAACTAAATACTACCTCCTTCCAAACAACTAGTCTAAAATTCAAAATCAACTCAAATGCTTTAGTTTTTCTTGAAAGGATTGGGTCCAAGGTTCACTGATTGGTCCAAAATTCTcatcatttatatttttttgatgGAATCTATAAGTGGTTGTTAAAAGTAAAGATCTTTGGGTGATTGAATTCTTTGCACCTTGGTAATTAATCATTCCACTCTTGAACATAAATTCATAAACCAACATTGTCTCTTTACTTTCttataataaatttcaaaaagttaattactttatatatatatgttatttcttTCAGGTGTGGACATTGTAAAAATCTTGCACCTGAAGGGAAGAAGGCTACAAAGAATTTACAAGGAAAGGTGAAGCTTGGACATGTGAACTGTGATGACAAAAAGGTATtcttgaatttctatcctttttaTCTAaaccaatattattattttttattattactaACTGATTATGTTTTTTTCCTTTCAGTCTTTAATGAGTAGGTTTAAGGTACAAGGGTTCCCAACTATATTAGTATTTGGTGCAGATAAAGAGAGTCCAATCACATATGAAGGAGCAAGAATTGCATCTGCAATTGAATCATTTTCCCTTGTTCAGCTAGAAACAAATGTTGCTCCTTTTGAAGTGACCGAGTTGACTAGCTCAGTGAGTTTTCTGAATCCCTTTTATAAATTTTTAGTAtttccctttttgcccctggTAAAATCATGAATTTTCCATTTTAGGATGTGATGGAAGAGAAATTTGGTTCAGCTACCATCTGTTTTGTTTCCTTCCTCCCTGATATTTTGGACTCTAAGGCTGAGGGAAGGAATAAGTATATAGAGATACTTCTATCAGTTGCTGAAAAGTTCAAAAGGAGTCCTTACAGGTATAAAAATCTGATTCTAGCATTTTACTTAAATaaaaataagagtaaattacaaatttggtccccatgctccacattccacTCAATTTATATAGTTATACATTACTCGTCACTTTTTCATACTCAAAATGGAACAAAAAAATGCTTTCTCCAAATTAAACAACACAGGGAACAATGTGCTTACTTTTGTGAACTATCCATAAAGATCGTCTTGTAGTGATTGTAAACTACCACTGAGAGCACCTGTATGTATGTATTAATGGAATTATAAGCAGACATCTTTTCATATCCAGCTAAATATTTAATTTAGGACCAAATACACAAATTCTTTTTTCAAATTATTTGTAAACTGTTCCCACATAAACAAGCttcattatttcaaaatggtAAAGAaccatatatcaaaatcacaagaaaacaaattttattttagGCCATCAGAACATTATAGATAGAAGAAGGATAACCTTTTTAGCTCTTTCTTGACCAATAACAAACTTATCAAGTCCTTTACAGATCTTCTTTGGAGCTGGGAAACTGTTACCAAAATTAGACCCTCCCCAATTCCCATCTCCAGAACCTGACCTGAACCTGTCGGTTGTTGGGTTACCCgcacataaatattatttatgtTGAAAATTCATGAATTTGATGAGCGATGAATTAAGCTGGAGATTTGTTCTAGCTGTCGTGATTGCGTACGGAATCAATCAGGGCACGAGCATTGGTCTGTATCGTGTGAGCATACAATACTAAATGAAAGATGTGCAAAAGTTACAACCATCCGAAGCACAGTTTTACTATGGGATTATTCAAATTCCATGGATTATTAAACCTCTTTGGGGTCTTATGACTGATATTGTTCCCATTTTCAGATTAAGAAGATGCCCTTACTTCATATTTGCTGCTATGTTCCACCACTTTTCAAGTGcaaaatcaaacaaacatgtgttgaaattttacatttttaccaAGTTTTTGTATCAATTTGATGGATGGTTATGTATATTCTCAGGTTTAATCGGTTCCATGGCCAATGGCGGATcctggatttttttttttatgttaggAGAGCTTGGGGCCATTTATACGATAAGGTCGAGCTAAATGGTCAAAATATCTAGTCTGGTCTTGTGGTTTTTTGGTTTTTTACCCTTTATTTGGCTCGGATTATGGTTCTTAAGGTTAGCTTTCGTTATATATTGCTAAGTACTTAAAAGtacataaataattattttatagaAATACATTTTAAACGAGTTCAAAATTGATAAATATAACCACAAATGAAAACAACTAAACGAGTTTAAAAGTGGGAACTTATTCATAAGTTAGTGGAAAAGTTaaaataagcaaaaaaaaaaaaaagatttatgaaagtaaattcaggccaaaaaagaaaaagaaatgaaTGTTAGCTGCTACTTAGGGATCCCACATCGAGTGGGTGAAGAAATATTGAAGGATATGAGTTATTGTATAAAGGGGAAGCTGCCAAGTGGCA
This window encodes:
- the LOC111914261 gene encoding protein disulfide isomerase-like 2-3 isoform X1; the protein is MRICLFFCSIQCGHCKNLAPEGKKATKNLQGKVKLGHVNCDDKKSLMSRFKVQGFPTILVFGADKESPITYEGARIASAIESFSLVQLETNVAPFEVTELTSSDVMEEKFGSATICFVSFLPDILDSKAEGRNKYIEILLSVAEKFKRSPYRFNRFHGQWRILDFFFYVRRAWGHLYDKICGRNGSGFLQSCMALWKDPQGRAVVSWYGGVLVIEKGVKGGDILNAGICVLYG
- the LOC111914261 gene encoding protein disulfide isomerase-like 2-3 isoform X2, with the translated sequence MRICLFFCSIQCGHCKNLAPEGKKATKNLQGKVKLGHVNCDDKKSLMSRFKVQGFPTILVFGADKESPITYEGARIASAIESFSLVQLETNVAPFEVTELTSSDVMEEKFGSATICFVSFLPDILDSKAEGRNKYIEILLSVAEKFKRSPYRFVEGMAPVFSRAAWHCGRIPKGVQL